A genome region from Coturnix japonica isolate 7356 chromosome 13, Coturnix japonica 2.1, whole genome shotgun sequence includes the following:
- the CLINT1 gene encoding clathrin interactor 1, which produces MLNMWKVRELVDKATNVVMNYSEIESKVREATNDDPWGPSGQLMGEIAKATFMYEQFPELMNMLWTRMLKDNKKNWRRVYKSLLLLAYLIRNGSERVVTSAREHIYDLRSLENYHFVDENGKDQGINIRQKVKEMVEFAQDDDRLREERKKAKKNKDKYIGVSSDSVGGFRYSERYDPEPKSKWDEDWDKKSSFPFSDKLGELSDKIGSTIDDTISKFRRKDREDSPERCSDSDEEKSRRSKSPKAEFKNEEETVTTKHIHITQATEIITSRHKRSANPSKTIDLGAAAHYTGDKASPEQNAASHAGQPTAKVSGSKSSNDLVDLLFDGASQPVATDVSTDPFGGFADFSSAAASASFPSSQGTTTSGNGDFGDWSAFNQASPCPSASSGELFSSSAQQPAIELFSVSQPASGQPPAASNSTDLFDLMGPSQTTMTSSQSMNFCMMNSNAVGIGLPMSRSQPLQSVNTMMPKPNSLYNASTEVQKSASKTLPATWSDPSVNISLDNLVPGMQPSKPQQPSLNTMMQQQNMQQPMNVMTQNFAAVNLNPQPNMMPVRPQTSPLMGGSIPVGMGMPSVMPGTMGMTSMGPMPMLNQGTMGMNMNMGVPATGMGLTGTIGMGITNISMTSMTPGTVQPKQDAFANFANFSK; this is translated from the exons caCCAATGTGGTTATGAATTATTCAGAAATAGAGTCTAAGGTTCGAGAAGCAACCAATGATGATCCATGGGGACCTTCAGGGCAACTCATGGGAGAGATTGCCAA GGCAACGTTTATGTATGAACAGTTTCCAGAACTTATGAACATGCTTTGGACTCGCATGCTGAAAGACAATAAAAAGAACTGGAGGAGAGTTTATAAG tCTTTGCTGCTCCTAGCTTACCTCATAAGGAATGGATCAGAGCGTGTTGTTACAAGTGCCAGAGAACACATTTATGATTTGCGATCCCTGGAAAATTACCACTTTGTAG ATGAAAATGGCAAGGACCAGGGTATTAATATACGCCAGAAGGTAAAAGAAATGGTTGAATTTGCACAAGATGATGATCGACTTcgggaagaaaggaagaaagcaaagaagaacaAAGACAAATACATTGGTGTTTCTTCGGACAGTGTAGGAGGGTTCCGATATA GTGAAAGATACGATCCTGAGCCCAAGTCAAAGTGGGATGAAGACTGGGATAAAAAGTCTTCTTTCCCATTCAGTGATAAGTTAGGTGAGCTAAGCGACAAAATTGGAAGCACAATCGATGACACCATCAGCAAGTTCCGAAGGAAAGACAGAGAGGACTCTCCAGAACGATGCAG TGACAGTGATGAGGAAAAATCAAGAAGAAGCAAATCTCCcaaagctgaatttaaaaatgaagaggagACTGTGACAACCAAACATATTCATATTACGCAGGCTACAGAAATTATCACCAGCAGACACAAACGTTCAGCAAATCCTTCAAAAACCATTGACttaggagcagcagcacattaTACAGGTGATAAAGCAAGCCCAGAACAGAATGCTGCATCTCATGCTGGGCAGCCTACAGCAAAG gtttctGGCAGCAAATCATCTAATGACCTGGTTGATCTGTTGTTTGATGGAGCAAGCCAGCCAGTCGCAACAG ATGTATCAACTGACCCATTTGGAGGATTTGCTGATTTtagttcagctgctgcttcagcaagTTTCCCATCATCACAAG GTACAACAACAAGTGGAAATGGAGACTTTGGAGACTGGAGTGCCTTCAACCAAGCTTCTCCTTGTCCCAGTGCTTCATCTGGTGAGCtgttcagcagctcagcacagcagccagctaTAGAGCTCTTCAGTGTCTCACAGCCGGCTTCTGGCCAGCCTCCAGCTGCTTCAAATTCTACAGATCTTTTTGATTTGATGGGACCCTCTCAGACAACCATGACCTCTTCACAAAGTATGAATTTCTGTATGATGAACTCCAATGCTGTGGGCATCGGTTTACCCATGTCGAGGTCACAG ccCCTGCAGAGCGTGAACACTATGATGCCGAAGCCTAATTCTCTTTATAATGCAAGCACGGAGGTGCAGAAAAGTGCAAGCAAAACTCTACCTGCAACTTGGTCAGATCCTAGTGTAAATATCAGTTTGGACAATTTAGTACCTGGGATGCAGCCTTCCAAACCCCAGCAGCCATCACTTAATACCATGATGCAGCAACAAA atATGCAACAACCTATGAATGTCATGACTCAAAACTTTGCAGCCGTGAACCTCAATCCTCAACCTAACATGATGCCTGTTCGACCCCAGACAAGCCCACTGATGGGAGGGTCCATTCCTGTGGGGATGGGAATGCCCAGTGTGATGCCAGGTACGATGGGGATGACCTCCATGGGACCCATGCCTATGTTGAACCAGGGAACGATGGGAATGAACATGAACATGGGAGTGCCAGCTACAGGAATGGGTTTGACAGGCACAATAGGAATGGGAATAACCAACATCTCTATGACCTCTATGACTCCTGGGACTGTACAACCCAAGCAAGATGCCTTTGCAAATTTTGCCAATTTTAGCAAATAA